The Alkalispirillum mobile genome has a segment encoding these proteins:
- a CDS encoding Kdo hydroxylase family protein translates to MSEQPLHRVTAEEYDNPGDRLERTLEQGNILLFEPGRLPLPSEEDLHFLRNEVGKLIKLKNISYHPHGDYISGMKNEGDAGEQVMRILREHSRTVNAFLGRMLPGYSASWSPRKVNFRPVQEKGRVIKRHSNNELLHVDAFPAGATHGWRPLRFFTNINPEEARIWRIAEEFRELYQAYGEAAGIAPAPALRQGLGERAWSGALRGLASLGLPQLQVVGDTSPYDRAMRRMHNWMKDNDDYQNDPDRGVKLSFEPFHSWCVFTDLVSHAALSGQHALVATYYVKPEACHLPERSPWKVLEQAGQAA, encoded by the coding sequence ATGAGTGAACAACCCCTGCACCGCGTCACCGCAGAGGAGTACGACAATCCCGGTGACCGCCTGGAGCGGACGCTTGAGCAGGGCAACATCCTGCTGTTCGAGCCGGGGCGGTTGCCCCTGCCCAGCGAGGAGGATCTGCACTTCCTGCGCAACGAGGTGGGCAAGCTGATCAAGCTCAAGAACATCAGCTATCACCCCCACGGTGATTACATCAGCGGGATGAAGAATGAGGGCGACGCCGGCGAGCAGGTCATGCGCATCCTGCGCGAGCATAGTCGCACCGTGAACGCCTTCTTGGGGCGGATGCTGCCCGGCTATTCCGCGAGCTGGAGCCCCCGCAAGGTCAACTTCCGGCCGGTGCAGGAAAAGGGGCGGGTCATCAAGCGCCACTCCAACAACGAGCTGCTGCACGTGGACGCCTTCCCGGCCGGGGCCACCCACGGCTGGCGCCCGCTGCGCTTCTTCACCAACATCAACCCGGAAGAGGCGCGTATCTGGCGGATCGCCGAGGAGTTCCGGGAGCTGTACCAGGCGTACGGCGAGGCCGCCGGTATCGCGCCGGCCCCGGCGCTTCGTCAGGGTCTGGGCGAGCGTGCCTGGAGTGGCGCACTCCGGGGGCTGGCCTCGCTGGGGCTGCCGCAGCTGCAGGTGGTGGGGGACACCTCACCCTACGACCGCGCCATGCGCCGGATGCACAACTGGATGAAGGACAACGATGACTACCAGAACGACCCTGACCGGGGCGTGAAGCTGTCCTTCGAGCCCTTCCACAGCTGGTGCGTCTTTACCGACCTGGTGAGCCACGCCGCGTTGTCCGGGCAACACGCCCTGGTAGCCACCTACTACGTCAAACCGGAGGCCTGCCACCTGCCCGAGCGCTCCCCCTGGAAGGTACTGGAACAGGCCGGCCAGGCAGCTTGA
- a CDS encoding glycosyltransferase family 2 protein, whose product MSEPVFVPGRISISIPHWQVLPLLQPCLRSIRKHTPGKDIEVIVIDNGSKDESLDYLRSLEWIRLIERPDEGLFNFPDNVWTSHDIALHEATGEFLVTMHTDLFVKRDDWLDEYLKAMNEDDRLGGVGTWKLELKNPIYEFQKRVIHVVRSNIKYALGLRSKKYEWKQGHYPKDFCAMYRRKILLDEGLTFQSVNGPKGFYDQSGGYSISAQLWDAGYNTKVIPVQTMMPRIVHLGHGTAAVSPEKSHRRNQEKLENRRDSLFDEPWLKELQTNEQLDK is encoded by the coding sequence ATGTCAGAGCCCGTTTTCGTTCCCGGCCGCATAAGCATTTCCATCCCCCATTGGCAGGTTCTGCCGCTGTTGCAGCCTTGCCTGCGCTCCATCCGGAAACACACACCGGGAAAAGACATCGAAGTCATCGTTATCGATAACGGGTCCAAGGATGAAAGCCTGGACTATCTTCGCTCGCTGGAATGGATCCGGCTGATAGAGCGTCCGGACGAGGGCCTTTTCAACTTCCCGGATAACGTCTGGACCTCGCACGACATTGCCCTGCACGAGGCCACGGGGGAGTTCCTGGTCACCATGCACACGGACTTGTTCGTGAAGCGTGATGACTGGCTCGATGAGTATTTGAAAGCCATGAATGAAGACGATCGCCTCGGCGGTGTCGGCACCTGGAAGCTCGAGCTCAAGAACCCCATTTATGAATTCCAGAAAAGGGTTATTCATGTCGTCCGCAGCAATATAAAGTATGCGCTGGGGCTGCGCAGCAAGAAGTACGAATGGAAACAGGGACACTACCCCAAAGACTTTTGCGCCATGTACCGCCGGAAGATCTTGCTCGATGAAGGCCTGACATTCCAGAGCGTCAACGGCCCGAAGGGTTTTTATGACCAAAGTGGGGGCTATTCGATATCGGCCCAACTTTGGGACGCCGGGTATAATACCAAGGTGATCCCCGTGCAGACCATGATGCCCCGGATTGTTCATCTGGGTCATGGGACTGCAGCGGTCTCCCCGGAGAAGAGTCACCGCCGAAACCAGGAGAAGCTGGAAAACCGCCGGGATTCCCTGTTCGACGAGCCGTGGCTGAAAGAATTGCAGACGAACGAGCAGCTTGATAAATAA
- the hldE gene encoding bifunctional D-glycero-beta-D-manno-heptose-7-phosphate kinase/D-glycero-beta-D-manno-heptose 1-phosphate adenylyltransferase HldE — translation MKITLPPFDQARVLVAGDLMLDRYWHGGTDRISPEAPVPVVHVRDIEQRPGGAGNVALNLAALGGQPGLVGVTGQDDAADDLASLLENAGVACHFRRQPGAATITKLRVISRHQQLIRLDFEDGFPGTRARDLLPQFRPLLADCGAVVLSDYAKGALRDPRPLIEAAREAGVPVLVDPKGRDFSIYRGASLITPNLGEFEAVVGHCQDDAELVRRGEVLARECGIEAILITRGEDGMSLVRPGEVPVHLPARAREVFDVTGAGDTVIATLAAGLATGLALPQATALANLAAGIVVAKLGTATVSVAELRRALQEQEQSGRGVLTEPELLHAVADARAHGERIVMTNGCFDLLHAGHVAYLEQARSRGDRLIVAVNDDASVRRLKGEERPINAVEQRMAVLAGLASVDWVVPFGEDTPARVIGEVLPDVLVKGGDYRPEEIAGHDAVVAHGGRVEILDFLDGCSTSAMIERMQSSTNR, via the coding sequence ATGAAGATCACGCTTCCCCCCTTTGACCAGGCCCGCGTGCTGGTGGCCGGCGACCTGATGCTGGACCGCTACTGGCACGGGGGCACCGACCGCATTTCCCCCGAAGCCCCGGTGCCGGTGGTGCACGTCCGCGACATCGAGCAGCGCCCGGGTGGTGCCGGTAACGTGGCTCTCAACCTGGCGGCACTCGGCGGGCAGCCGGGGTTGGTGGGTGTCACCGGCCAGGACGACGCGGCCGATGACTTGGCCTCGCTGCTGGAGAATGCCGGTGTGGCCTGCCACTTCCGCCGCCAGCCCGGTGCGGCCACCATCACCAAGCTGCGGGTCATCAGCCGGCATCAGCAACTGATTCGGCTGGATTTTGAGGATGGCTTTCCGGGTACGCGGGCCCGCGACCTGCTACCCCAGTTTCGACCCCTGCTGGCCGATTGCGGTGCTGTGGTGCTGTCCGATTACGCCAAGGGGGCCCTGCGGGACCCGCGGCCGCTGATTGAGGCGGCGCGGGAGGCCGGGGTGCCCGTGCTGGTGGATCCGAAGGGGCGCGATTTCTCCATCTACCGCGGGGCCAGCCTGATCACCCCCAACCTGGGTGAGTTCGAGGCGGTGGTCGGGCATTGCCAGGACGATGCGGAACTGGTCCGGCGCGGCGAAGTGCTGGCGCGGGAATGCGGCATCGAGGCCATCCTGATCACCCGGGGCGAGGACGGGATGAGCCTGGTCCGGCCCGGCGAGGTACCGGTACACCTGCCCGCGCGTGCGCGGGAGGTGTTCGACGTGACGGGGGCCGGGGATACCGTCATCGCGACCCTGGCGGCCGGGCTGGCCACCGGCCTGGCCCTGCCCCAGGCCACCGCCCTGGCCAACCTGGCCGCCGGCATCGTCGTGGCCAAACTGGGCACTGCCACCGTGAGCGTTGCCGAACTGCGCCGCGCGCTGCAGGAGCAGGAACAGAGCGGCCGCGGCGTGCTCACCGAACCGGAGTTGCTGCACGCCGTGGCTGATGCCCGTGCTCACGGCGAGCGCATAGTGATGACCAACGGTTGCTTCGACCTGCTTCATGCGGGCCACGTGGCCTACCTGGAGCAGGCCCGCAGTCGTGGTGACCGGCTCATTGTCGCCGTCAACGATGACGCGTCGGTGCGGCGGCTGAAGGGTGAGGAGCGCCCAATCAACGCGGTAGAACAACGTATGGCGGTGCTGGCGGGGCTCGCGTCGGTGGACTGGGTAGTGCCTTTCGGTGAGGACACCCCGGCCCGGGTGATCGGCGAGGTCCTGCCCGACGTGCTGGTAAAAGGGGGCGATTACCGGCCAGAGGAGATCGCCGGCCACGATGCAGTGGTGGCCCACGGCGGCCGGGTGGAGATCCTCGACTTCCTCGACGGCTGTTCCACCTCGGCGATGATCGAGCGGATGCAGTCCAGCACCAATCGCTGA
- a CDS encoding serine/threonine protein phosphatase, with protein MSTSHAAGPDLTELDAAAEKARGRAFAIRHAGDRCIAKRAAPGRGRLRAFGGAVLGRLMLGYWPAQKPLRLGQQAQLEYEAQRLAELREAGEPVPRVLGVKPGYLLMEDGGVPLWQHLRHKPFDELLPWLTYVAQDLGRFHEEHHWHGGAQLRNHLIGDDGQTLLRIDFEEPLDHVLPLGVRQAIDLYLLIYSATAFKGLEPGETEQLCKAMVHAYLHRHQPGREMRRSLARGHAVLARLEAVMGGLLRRASKDARRLLITKAVVSEAINS; from the coding sequence ATGAGCACTTCCCACGCAGCCGGGCCGGACCTTACCGAACTGGACGCCGCAGCGGAGAAGGCCCGGGGCCGTGCTTTTGCCATTCGCCACGCCGGGGACCGATGTATTGCCAAGCGTGCCGCGCCCGGGCGTGGGCGGCTGCGCGCGTTCGGCGGCGCGGTGCTCGGCCGGCTGATGCTGGGGTATTGGCCGGCACAGAAACCGCTGAGGCTGGGGCAGCAGGCGCAGCTGGAGTACGAGGCCCAACGACTGGCCGAGTTGCGCGAGGCCGGCGAGCCGGTCCCCCGGGTGCTGGGGGTGAAACCCGGTTATTTGCTGATGGAGGACGGCGGTGTCCCGCTTTGGCAGCACCTGCGACACAAACCGTTCGATGAGCTACTGCCCTGGCTGACCTACGTGGCGCAGGACCTGGGCCGGTTTCATGAAGAGCACCACTGGCACGGTGGGGCGCAGCTCCGTAACCACCTGATCGGCGATGACGGGCAGACATTGCTGCGAATCGACTTCGAGGAGCCGCTTGATCACGTGCTGCCCTTGGGGGTGCGTCAGGCCATCGACCTCTACCTGTTGATCTATTCGGCGACGGCCTTCAAGGGGCTGGAACCGGGCGAGACCGAGCAACTGTGCAAGGCAATGGTGCATGCCTACCTGCATCGCCATCAGCCAGGCAGGGAGATGCGCCGCAGCCTCGCCCGGGGCCACGCAGTCCTGGCCCGGCTTGAGGCCGTCATGGGCGGGCTGCTGCGGCGGGCGAGCAAGGATGCCCGCCGTCTGCTGATCACCAAGGCAGTGGTGTCCGAAGCCATTAACAGTTAG
- the msbA gene encoding lipid A export permease/ATP-binding protein MsbA yields the protein MTTASPQIKKPTHPQSENSWHLYKRIFGFIKPYWRLGVLAIVCMILAAAGQAAFAWIIQPLVDGTFIEQDPSARVWVPAALVGIFLFHGATTFASDYTVAWVGRRVVKDVRQAVFEQYLRLPTSFFDKNSPGTLLAKLTYNVNQISAAASKAIVVLVRDTFTVIFLLAYMTYLSGWLVLIVFGLGPLVAVVVTAANKRFRKLSRRMQTSVGEYAQIAEDGIRGQAEVKIFGAQGYEAERFDKTNTRHHRQLMRYKAVQAASQPLAQLGAVIALAIILYLATMDVILETITPGGMISFIAAMLLMLPPLKRVVGVNAEIQKALAAGESVFEVLDAPPEPDAGQLRLDRADGRIEFDGVAFRYPESDDWVLRDINLNIEPGQTVALVGRSGSGKTTLAGLLPRFYEPQQGEIRLDGHPLPEYRLQDLRAQLSLVNQQVVLFNDTLANNIAYGLAEKPTEAQLREVAQAANALEFIEQLPDGFDTVIGENGVMLSGGQRQRIAIARALLKNAPILILDEATSALDSESEQKIQDALEELMRGRTTLVIAHRLSTIEDADRIVVLDQGRIVETGTHEELLRKNGAYASLHRVQFSDQGA from the coding sequence ATGACGACGGCAAGCCCGCAGATCAAGAAGCCGACCCATCCCCAGTCCGAGAACTCGTGGCACCTCTACAAGCGCATCTTCGGCTTCATCAAGCCGTACTGGCGGCTCGGCGTGCTGGCGATCGTCTGCATGATCCTGGCTGCGGCCGGGCAGGCGGCCTTCGCGTGGATCATTCAGCCGTTGGTCGATGGCACCTTCATTGAGCAGGACCCTAGCGCTCGGGTCTGGGTGCCAGCCGCGCTTGTCGGCATCTTTCTCTTCCATGGCGCCACCACCTTTGCCTCCGACTACACCGTGGCCTGGGTGGGGCGCCGTGTGGTCAAGGACGTGCGCCAGGCCGTGTTCGAGCAGTACCTCCGGCTGCCCACCAGTTTCTTTGACAAGAACTCGCCCGGCACACTGCTGGCCAAGCTCACCTACAACGTCAACCAAATCAGCGCGGCGGCCTCCAAGGCCATCGTGGTCTTGGTCCGGGACACGTTCACAGTGATCTTCCTGCTCGCCTACATGACCTACCTCAGTGGGTGGTTGGTGCTGATTGTTTTCGGGTTGGGCCCCTTGGTGGCCGTGGTGGTCACCGCCGCCAACAAGCGGTTCCGGAAGCTCAGTCGCCGGATGCAGACCTCCGTGGGTGAGTACGCGCAAATCGCCGAGGATGGTATCCGCGGGCAGGCCGAGGTGAAGATCTTCGGGGCGCAGGGCTACGAGGCGGAACGCTTCGACAAAACCAACACCCGCCACCACCGCCAGCTGATGCGCTACAAGGCGGTACAGGCCGCAAGCCAGCCGCTCGCGCAACTTGGCGCTGTGATCGCCCTCGCCATCATCCTGTATCTGGCCACCATGGACGTGATCCTGGAGACCATCACGCCCGGGGGCATGATCTCCTTTATCGCCGCCATGTTGCTGATGCTCCCCCCGCTGAAGCGGGTGGTCGGCGTAAACGCCGAGATCCAGAAGGCTCTGGCAGCGGGTGAGAGTGTGTTCGAGGTGTTGGATGCACCGCCGGAGCCTGATGCAGGGCAGCTCCGACTTGACCGGGCTGACGGACGGATCGAATTCGACGGGGTCGCATTCCGCTACCCGGAGTCCGATGACTGGGTGCTGCGAGACATCAACCTGAACATCGAACCGGGCCAGACCGTCGCCCTGGTGGGTCGCTCCGGTAGCGGCAAAACCACCCTCGCGGGCCTTCTGCCCCGCTTTTACGAACCGCAGCAGGGGGAGATCCGGCTGGATGGCCACCCGCTGCCGGAATACCGCCTGCAGGACCTGCGCGCCCAACTCTCCCTGGTCAATCAGCAGGTGGTGCTGTTCAACGACACGCTGGCCAATAACATTGCGTACGGTCTGGCGGAAAAGCCCACCGAGGCCCAGCTGAGGGAAGTGGCCCAGGCCGCCAATGCGCTGGAATTCATCGAGCAACTCCCCGACGGGTTCGACACGGTCATCGGCGAGAACGGCGTGATGCTCTCCGGCGGTCAGCGCCAGCGCATCGCCATCGCCCGCGCACTCCTGAAGAACGCACCCATCCTCATCCTGGACGAGGCAACTTCCGCACTGGACTCGGAGTCGGAGCAGAAAATCCAGGATGCCCTGGAGGAGCTGATGCGCGGGCGCACCACGCTGGTCATCGCCCACCGGCTCTCCACCATCGAGGATGCTGACCGGATCGTGGTGCTGGACCAGGGCCGTATCGTGGAGACGGGCACCCACGAGGAACTGCTCCGGAAGAATGGCGCCTACGCCTCGCTGCACCGGGTGCAGTTCAGCGATCAGGGGGCTTGA
- the rfaD gene encoding ADP-glyceromanno-heptose 6-epimerase: MIIVTGGAGFIGSNLVHELNRRGRTDIIVVDNLTRGEKALNLADCIIADYFDKDDFITLIEADEGVGPVEAVFHLGACSATTEWDGRYMMRNNFEYTRALFHWCQDRRIPLIYASSAAVYGGNSVFTEHPEHERPLNVYGYSKLAFDQYLRRHMDDLSAQVVGLRYFNVYGPREQHKGGMASVIHHFSRQLQETGKVRLFEGSDGYADGEQRRDFVDVTDCVRLKLWLLDHPEVNGIYNCGTGRARTFNDMARAVIGWFGHGEIEYIPFPEHLKGRYQSYTQADLSQLRSAGCDLAFNDIETGVRNYLDAVADSPAVMPS, translated from the coding sequence GTGATCATCGTAACCGGCGGCGCCGGCTTTATCGGCAGCAACCTGGTCCACGAACTGAATCGGCGCGGTCGCACCGATATCATCGTGGTGGACAACCTCACCCGGGGCGAAAAGGCGCTCAACCTCGCTGATTGCATCATCGCCGACTACTTCGACAAGGATGATTTCATCACCCTGATTGAGGCGGACGAGGGCGTTGGCCCGGTGGAGGCGGTATTCCACCTGGGCGCCTGTTCCGCCACCACGGAGTGGGACGGGCGCTACATGATGCGCAATAACTTCGAGTACACCCGGGCGTTGTTCCACTGGTGCCAGGACCGCCGTATCCCGCTCATCTATGCCTCGTCAGCCGCCGTCTACGGCGGAAACAGCGTCTTCACCGAGCACCCGGAGCATGAGCGGCCGCTGAACGTCTACGGGTACTCCAAGCTCGCCTTCGACCAGTACCTGCGCCGCCATATGGACGACCTGTCCGCCCAGGTAGTGGGACTGCGCTACTTCAACGTCTACGGCCCGCGCGAACAGCACAAGGGTGGCATGGCCAGTGTCATCCACCATTTCAGTCGGCAGTTGCAGGAGACCGGCAAAGTTCGGCTGTTCGAGGGCAGCGATGGTTACGCGGACGGCGAGCAGCGGCGCGACTTCGTGGACGTAACCGACTGCGTCCGCCTCAAGCTGTGGCTGCTCGACCACCCGGAGGTCAACGGGATCTACAATTGCGGTACCGGTCGGGCACGTACCTTTAATGACATGGCGCGTGCTGTCATCGGCTGGTTCGGGCACGGCGAGATCGAGTACATCCCCTTCCCGGAACACCTGAAAGGCCGCTACCAGAGCTACACCCAGGCGGATCTCAGCCAGCTGCGGTCCGCCGGCTGCGACCTGGCTTTCAACGACATCGAGACCGGCGTGCGCAACTACCTGGACGCGGTGGCGGATTCCCCCGCCGTCATGCCGAGCTGA
- a CDS encoding 3-deoxy-D-manno-octulosonic acid kinase, whose translation MEARHWREGRVRVLYDTALAQPPAHWWFDPVELERQGLVTGRGGGRGSVVFFRAPETAEEESPGDPKQWVLRHYMRGGTIARALGDRYLWQGLQETRPWQEWHYTARLYDEGLPVPRPVAGRVVRLGPTYSADLITVRVPGGRSLDENLGEDGVSDATWRAVGACIRRFHDAGHWHPDLNSRNILIDPEGKIWIIDWDRGEHRPESTADWRRANLQRLKRDLEKRLRIRERWVYSEACFSALIAGYEGICSR comes from the coding sequence ATGGAGGCACGCCACTGGCGCGAGGGCCGGGTCCGCGTCCTCTACGACACGGCACTGGCGCAACCGCCCGCCCACTGGTGGTTCGACCCGGTGGAACTGGAGCGGCAGGGCCTGGTTACCGGCCGTGGCGGCGGCCGCGGCAGCGTGGTCTTCTTCCGTGCGCCTGAAACGGCCGAAGAGGAATCGCCCGGTGACCCCAAGCAATGGGTGCTACGCCACTACATGCGAGGCGGGACCATCGCCCGGGCCCTGGGGGATCGTTACCTCTGGCAGGGGCTGCAGGAGACCCGGCCCTGGCAGGAGTGGCACTACACGGCGCGGCTGTACGATGAGGGCCTACCGGTGCCACGTCCGGTGGCCGGTCGGGTGGTGCGGCTGGGTCCGACCTATTCCGCAGACCTCATCACCGTGCGGGTGCCCGGCGGGCGCTCGCTGGATGAGAATCTGGGCGAAGATGGGGTCAGCGATGCCACCTGGCGTGCGGTTGGTGCCTGCATCCGCCGCTTTCACGACGCCGGCCACTGGCACCCGGACCTGAACAGTCGGAACATCCTCATCGACCCCGAGGGGAAGATCTGGATCATCGACTGGGACCGGGGTGAGCACCGGCCGGAGTCCACCGCCGACTGGCGACGGGCCAACCTGCAGCGGTTGAAGCGGGACCTGGAGAAGCGGCTGCGGATTCGCGAGCGCTGGGTTTATTCCGAGGCCTGCTTCTCGGCCCTGATTGCCGGCTACGAGGGCATCTGTTCTCGATAG
- a CDS encoding lipid A biosynthesis acyltransferase yields MAKARSNHPVHPVNWGHALGIGTLRLLSRLPARWALALGSAVGAIGYRLARQRRLIIRRNLELCFPELDKAARERLVRENFRYTGRGLMELALSWFGGPGVDRLPLEVEGLEHLRAAQADDTPVILLSGHFTTVEICGRLLRQHSEMAVIYKPMDKRPLADRTMREGRARAIGPVLSKDDLRGIVRTLRKGLPVWYAGDQNYRSRQNVFAPFFGIPAATVTGLSRLARLSKARVVPIFYYARTDGPGYRVVFKPALDGFPSGDEQADAERMNRIIEEAVRAQPAQYFWAHRRFKSQPDSNVNMYPGVKDHRLERRRRRQARQESR; encoded by the coding sequence ATGGCCAAAGCGCGTAGCAATCATCCTGTCCACCCGGTTAACTGGGGCCATGCCCTGGGTATAGGCACCCTCCGGTTACTGAGCCGCCTGCCTGCCCGCTGGGCGCTGGCGCTGGGCAGCGCCGTAGGCGCCATCGGATACCGACTGGCACGGCAACGGCGCCTGATCATCCGCCGTAACCTGGAACTCTGCTTCCCGGAACTCGACAAGGCAGCGCGCGAGCGGCTGGTGCGGGAGAACTTCCGGTACACGGGGCGCGGCCTGATGGAACTGGCCCTGTCCTGGTTCGGTGGCCCAGGCGTGGACCGCCTGCCCCTTGAAGTGGAGGGGCTAGAGCATCTCCGGGCAGCGCAGGCGGACGACACGCCGGTGATCCTGCTATCGGGGCACTTTACCACCGTGGAGATCTGTGGCCGGCTGCTGCGCCAGCATTCCGAGATGGCGGTCATCTACAAGCCGATGGACAAACGGCCGCTGGCCGACCGCACCATGCGCGAGGGCAGGGCGCGGGCCATCGGTCCGGTGCTGTCCAAGGATGACCTGCGCGGCATCGTGCGCACCCTGCGCAAAGGGCTCCCCGTTTGGTACGCCGGTGACCAGAACTACCGCAGCCGCCAGAACGTGTTCGCACCCTTTTTCGGCATCCCCGCTGCCACGGTCACCGGACTGAGCCGATTGGCCCGGCTGAGCAAGGCGCGAGTGGTACCTATCTTTTACTACGCACGCACCGATGGCCCCGGCTACCGGGTGGTCTTCAAGCCAGCGCTGGACGGGTTCCCGTCGGGGGACGAGCAGGCCGACGCGGAGCGGATGAACCGCATCATTGAGGAGGCCGTCCGGGCGCAACCTGCGCAGTACTTCTGGGCGCATCGGCGCTTCAAGAGCCAGCCGGACTCGAACGTGAACATGTACCCCGGCGTGAAGGACCACCGCCTGGAGCGCCGCCGCCGGCGCCAGGCCCGACAGGAGAGCCGCTGA
- a CDS encoding glycosyltransferase family 9 protein, whose protein sequence is MARPTLPLTKPPRSLCILRFSALGDVTHMTPVVRTLQREWPETRLTWIVGKAEHTLVGDIPGVEFAVFDKAAGWAGYRDLWRQLRGQRFDVLLHNQFALRANIASLGIRADLRLGYDRARSKDLHGLFINARIPPHPGQHVIDIYFSFIETLGVRRRHMVWDIPVPDVAEARARTLIPDDRPTLVISPCSSHALRNWTVEGCARVADYAARRHGLRVLITGGPSEGEQKMGAEIAAQAETAPENLVGQTSIKEMLALLGRATAVVSPDSGPAHMANAMGTPVIGLYACTNPGRARPYYSGQWCVDRYDEAARRELGKPASEIRWGTKIERPGVMALITPDDAIERLDALMAAGAPRATPPES, encoded by the coding sequence ATGGCCCGACCAACCCTGCCCCTGACCAAGCCCCCACGTTCTCTTTGCATCCTGCGGTTTTCCGCGCTGGGGGATGTAACTCACATGACCCCGGTGGTCCGCACCCTCCAGCGGGAGTGGCCGGAGACACGGCTGACCTGGATTGTGGGCAAGGCCGAGCACACCCTGGTGGGCGACATCCCCGGCGTGGAGTTCGCGGTCTTCGACAAGGCCGCCGGCTGGGCCGGCTATCGCGACCTGTGGCGGCAACTGCGCGGGCAGCGGTTCGATGTGCTACTGCACAACCAATTCGCGCTGCGGGCGAACATCGCCAGCCTGGGCATCCGCGCCGACCTGCGACTGGGCTACGACCGGGCGCGCTCCAAGGACCTGCACGGCCTGTTCATCAACGCCCGCATCCCGCCGCACCCGGGCCAGCACGTCATCGACATCTACTTCAGCTTCATCGAAACACTGGGGGTCCGGCGGCGCCACATGGTCTGGGACATCCCGGTGCCGGACGTGGCCGAGGCGCGCGCCCGGACCCTGATTCCGGACGATCGCCCTACCCTGGTAATCAGCCCCTGTTCCAGCCACGCCCTGCGCAACTGGACTGTGGAAGGCTGCGCCCGGGTGGCGGATTACGCGGCACGCCGGCACGGTCTGCGGGTGCTGATCACCGGCGGCCCTTCGGAGGGGGAGCAAAAGATGGGCGCAGAGATTGCCGCGCAGGCGGAAACGGCGCCCGAGAACCTGGTGGGTCAGACCTCTATCAAGGAGATGCTGGCCCTGTTGGGTCGCGCAACCGCCGTGGTCAGCCCCGATTCCGGCCCGGCACACATGGCCAACGCCATGGGCACGCCGGTAATCGGGCTTTACGCCTGCACCAACCCGGGTCGGGCCCGGCCCTACTACAGCGGCCAGTGGTGTGTGGATCGCTACGACGAGGCCGCTAGACGGGAACTGGGCAAGCCGGCCAGCGAGATTCGCTGGGGCACCAAGATCGAACGCCCGGGGGTTATGGCACTGATCACCCCGGACGATGCGATCGAACGACTGGATGCCCTGATGGCCGCCGGTGCCCCGCGCGCTACCCCGCCAGAGTCCTGA